The window GGTTATCGTCGCGCATAGCTGTATTATAACGGAAGTAATTTGAGCATGCAAAAGCGCCCAGGACTTCCCCGAGCGCTTTCCTTCCAGCTAGCAGTGTTAGATTAATACACCTTCAACAACAACTCACCACCAAGCTTAGCCTTGGCTGCTTCAGCGCCAGTCATGACACCTTTTGAGGTTGAGATGAGTACCAAACCGCGGCCGCTTTTCACCTTTGGAATCTCGCTAGCGCCGACGTAGACACGACGGCCTGGCTTTGATACGCGGGTGATCTCGTTGATGGTGCTGTTGGTACCTGCTTCGTTGATGGTCACGACCAGCACACCGCGAGGCTTGGCGTCCTCTAGTTTAACATCTGCAAGGTAGCCGTTTTTGACTAATTGCTCAGCGATGACTTTTTTCATCTTGCTGGACGGAACACGAACTTCCGTCTTGCCAACCAGTTTCGCATTGCGAATGCGCGTCAGAAGGTCGGCGATTGGGTCTGTAGTTTGCATAGACATTGTCGAATCTCCTTTCCTTCTTACCAACTACTCTTTGTTATGCCTGGGATTTCGCCCTTGGCTGCTTTTTCGCGGAAATTGATGCGGCTCAGGCCAAACTGGCGCATGTAGCCGCGTGGACGGCCGGAAATGCTGTCGCGGTTCTTGTGCCGAGTCGGGCTCGAGTTGCGAGGCAATTTCTGCAAACCGTCGAGGTCGCCAAGTTCTTTGAGCTCAGCGCGCTTCGCAGCGTATTTTGCAATCATCTTCAGACGCTTTTTGTCGCGAGCGACCATTGATTTCTTAGCCATTAATCATTACCTCCGTCTAACTCAACTGTACGCTCATCATCTGGGATACCCCAGCCTTCTTGCTCGGGTGTCCAGTCCTCTGGATCAATCGCACCCCAACCTTCCTGTTCAGGTGTCCAATCTGCGTAGTGTTCACGATTGAGGCTATTAATAGTTTCACTCATTACTTAACGCCTCCTTTCTTCTCAAACGGCATGCCGAACTTCTCGAGCAAGGCTCTTGACGCTTCCTTGCTGCCGTTCTTGATGACAAATGTTACCTGCAAGCCGTGCAAAATCTGTGTTTCCTCGAACGTCAGTTCCGGGAATATTGACTGCTCGATGATACCCAGGTTGTAGTTACCGCCTTTGTCAAATTTCAGACCGACGCCGTGGAAGTCGCGGACGCGTGGCAGTGCCACGTTGATCAAACGATCCATGAACTCGTACATCCTGCTGCCGCGCAACGTGACGCTAACGCCGATTGGCGCACCCATGCCTTTACGAATACTAAAACCAGCGATTGACTTCTTTGCTTGGCGGGCAACTGGTGCCTGACCGGTGATTTTCTCAACGGTGTTTTTGACAATTTCAAAATGACGCTTGTCATCTTTCTTTTTGCCGGTGCCAACGCTCACGATGATCTTTTCCAAAGCTGGCACTTGGTGCACGTTCTTTAGATCTAGTTCGGCTTGCAGTTCCTTCAGGTATTTTTCCTGGTACAAGGCTTTCAAGCGAGGAGCTGGCACGACGGTTTTCTTCTCTGCCATTATTTAATCTCCTTATTTTTTGCTTGGCGAGCGACGCGAGTTTTGCCGCCGTCAGCGTTCTTTACTAAACCAACCCGGCTGGTTTTGCCTGACTTTTCGTCAACAACCAGCGCGACTTTGCTGATGTCCATCGGTACGTGGATATCTTTCTTGCCGCCTTTTGGGTTGTACTGGCTTGGCTTGACGTGGCGGTGCCCGACGCCAACACCTTCGACCAGAACAGTCTGATCTTTGGTGTTAACTTTCAGGACTTTACCAGTCGTACCCTTGTTCTTACCAGCAATTATTTTTACGGTGTCATCTTTGTGAATACGAGCCATTAGAGTACCTCCGGAGCCAAGCTGATAATCTTCATGTAGCCCATGTCGCGTAGTTCGCGTGGCACTGGGCCGAAGACACGGGTAGCCTTTGGCTGCTTGTCATCGTTGATAATCACCACGGCGTTGTCATCAAAGCAAATGGTTGAGCCGTCTTTGCGGTGGATTTGGTCGCGGGTGCGAACCACCACAGCCTTGACGACAGATTTCTTTTTGACGTTGCCGGTTGGGCTGGCATCTTTGACTGAACAGACGATCACGTCACCAACGCGAGCGTAGCGGCGACGGGTACCGCCGAGAACGCGAATGCACAATACTTCTTTGGCACCCGAGTTGTCAGCTACCTTGAGGCGAGATTCTTGTTGGATCATTTGTTATCCTCCTTGGCCTCTTCCTCAGTTTCGCCAGAAACTTCAGCCTTTAGTTTGATAGAACCGCGAGACTTTTCAATCACCTTGACCAGGGTAAAGCTCTTGGTCTTGGAAATTGGGCGAGTCTCTTCGATTTGCACCTTGTCGCCTTCGCCTGCTTGATTGGTCTCATCATGAGCAGTGTACTTGCGAGTCACGGTGTACTGTTTGCCGTAGAGCGGATGCGTTTCGCGGCTGGTGACCGTCACAGTGATGGTCTTGTCGCGCTTGGCACTCGTTACGACGCCAATCAGTGTTCGTCGGGCCATTACTTGCTCTCCTTTTCGTTAAGTTGTGTCAGCAGGCGCGCGATGTCCTTGCGGAGTGAACGCAACGCTTTTGGATTAACTAATTCGCCAGCAGCGTGAGAACGCTTTGCTTGAAGCAGGTCATTTCGCTTTTCGGCGAGTTCCTTCTTCAAATCGTCAACGGTCTTTACAACTGCTGCTTTTGCGGTTTTCTTTGTCTCAGTCATTATGCGTCCTCCCGCTTGATGAACTTACATTTGACTGGTAGTTTGTGGCTTGCCAGGCGCATTGCCTCGCGGGCCGTCTCCTCGGAAACGCCCTGCATTTCAAACATCACCGTGCCGGCCTTCACCTTGGCAACAAAGAACTCTGGATTACCCTTACCACCACCCATCTTCAAACCGAGTGGCTTGCGAGTAACTGGAGTGTGTGGGAAAATCCGGATCCAAATC is drawn from Candidatus Saccharibacteria bacterium oral taxon 488 and contains these coding sequences:
- the rpsH gene encoding 30S ribosomal protein S8, with protein sequence MSMQTTDPIADLLTRIRNAKLVGKTEVRVPSSKMKKVIAEQLVKNGYLADVKLEDAKPRGVLVVTINEAGTNSTINEITRVSKPGRRVYVGASEIPKVKSGRGLVLISTSKGVMTGAEAAKAKLGGELLLKVY
- the rpsN gene encoding 30S ribosomal protein S14; translated protein: MAKKSMVARDKKRLKMIAKYAAKRAELKELGDLDGLQKLPRNSSPTRHKNRDSISGRPRGYMRQFGLSRINFREKAAKGEIPGITKSSW
- the rplE gene encoding 50S ribosomal protein L5; this encodes MAEKKTVVPAPRLKALYQEKYLKELQAELDLKNVHQVPALEKIIVSVGTGKKKDDKRHFEIVKNTVEKITGQAPVARQAKKSIAGFSIRKGMGAPIGVSVTLRGSRMYEFMDRLINVALPRVRDFHGVGLKFDKGGNYNLGIIEQSIFPELTFEETQILHGLQVTFVIKNGSKEASRALLEKFGMPFEKKGGVK
- the rplX gene encoding 50S ribosomal protein L24; translation: MARIHKDDTVKIIAGKNKGTTGKVLKVNTKDQTVLVEGVGVGHRHVKPSQYNPKGGKKDIHVPMDISKVALVVDEKSGKTSRVGLVKNADGGKTRVARQAKNKEIK
- the rplN gene encoding 50S ribosomal protein L14 translates to MIQQESRLKVADNSGAKEVLCIRVLGGTRRRYARVGDVIVCSVKDASPTGNVKKKSVVKAVVVRTRDQIHRKDGSTICFDDNAVVIINDDKQPKATRVFGPVPRELRDMGYMKIISLAPEVL
- the rpsQ gene encoding 30S ribosomal protein S17, with the protein product MARRTLIGVVTSAKRDKTITVTVTSRETHPLYGKQYTVTRKYTAHDETNQAGEGDKVQIEETRPISKTKSFTLVKVIEKSRGSIKLKAEVSGETEEEAKEDNK
- the rpmC gene encoding 50S ribosomal protein L29 produces the protein MTETKKTAKAAVVKTVDDLKKELAEKRNDLLQAKRSHAAGELVNPKALRSLRKDIARLLTQLNEKESK
- the rplP gene encoding 50S ribosomal protein L16 translates to MLLPKKTKYRKVRIGKNRGQATRGNYIAFGDFALQSQSNERINSRQIESARQAMTRYIKRGGKIWIRIFPHTPVTRKPLGLKMGGGKGNPEFFVAKVKAGTVMFEMQGVSEETAREAMRLASHKLPVKCKFIKREDA